The following proteins are encoded in a genomic region of Arcobacter suis CECT 7833:
- the upp gene encoding uracil phosphoribosyltransferase — MYKESTNVVVKHLVNKLRNINTTSSDFRLTIEEISKIIASEALNDFETTIEVINTWQGLLDVKMIEVQKLVLISILRAAEPMLNGILKTFPDAKSGFLGMKRDEQTSLSRIFYENIPNLENKTVLLLDPMLATGGSLIHGITHLKTKNPKRIISLNIIGSPYGVKKVQEIHPDVDIFIAQIDQKLDENNYIIPGLGDAGDRAFNTN; from the coding sequence ATGTATAAAGAAAGCACCAATGTTGTAGTTAAACATTTAGTAAATAAATTAAGAAATATAAATACAACTTCAAGTGATTTTAGACTGACAATTGAAGAAATTTCAAAAATAATAGCTTCAGAAGCATTAAATGATTTTGAAACAACTATAGAAGTGATAAATACTTGGCAAGGTTTACTTGATGTTAAAATGATAGAAGTTCAAAAACTTGTTCTTATTTCAATTTTAAGAGCAGCAGAACCAATGCTTAATGGTATATTAAAAACTTTTCCCGATGCAAAAAGTGGATTTTTAGGTATGAAAAGAGATGAACAAACTTCTTTAAGTAGAATTTTTTATGAAAATATTCCTAATTTAGAAAATAAAACTGTTTTATTATTAGATCCAATGTTAGCAACTGGTGGTTCATTAATTCACGGAATCACTCATTTAAAAACAAAAAATCCAAAAAGAATTATTAGTTTAAATATTATAGGTTCGCCATATGGAGTTAAAAAGGTACAAGAAATTCATCCTGATGTAGATATATTTATTGCACAAATTGATCAAAAATTAGATGAAAATAATTATATAATTCCAGGTCTTGGAGATGCTGGAGATAGAGCTTTTAATACAAACTAA
- a CDS encoding DUF423 domain-containing protein — MILNKKIKIFLAIASFMMALAICLGAFGAHGLKSILDEYMLKIYHTSVEYHFYNTLGLFAASFIYALKPDSKRIYVAIWLIIIGMCIFSFSLYFLAVLSMPILGAITPIGGSLLIIAWLTLTYGILKD; from the coding sequence ATGATATTAAATAAGAAAATTAAAATATTTTTAGCAATTGCTTCATTTATGATGGCATTAGCAATTTGTTTAGGTGCTTTTGGTGCACATGGCTTAAAATCTATACTTGATGAGTATATGTTGAAGATTTATCATACAAGTGTTGAATATCATTTTTACAATACATTAGGGCTTTTTGCAGCTTCTTTTATATATGCTTTAAAACCTGATTCGAAAAGAATATATGTTGCTATATGGTTGATAATTATTGGGATGTGTATATTTTCATTTTCTTTATATTTTTTAGCTGTTTTATCAATGCCAATTTTAGGAGCTATTACTCCAATTGGTGGTTCTTTATTGATTATTGCTTGGCTTACATTAACTTATGGGATTTTAAAAGATTAA
- the galU gene encoding UTP--glucose-1-phosphate uridylyltransferase GalU gives MTNKNTPIKKCLFPAAGYGTRFLPATKATPKEMLPVLTKPLIQYGVEEALAAGMDTMAIVTGRGKRAIEDHFDISYELENQIKGTSKEHYLTEIRAVITKCTFSYTRQIEMKGLGHAILCGETLIGDQPFAVLLADDLCDAPGKGVLAQMVDLYKKYGCSIVAIEEIPKEDTNKYGVIAGNEIEPGIYMVKDMVEKPEPEVAPSNLAIIGRYILTPDIFDIIRETKPGKGGEIQITDALLTQAKKGMVLAFKFDGQRFDCGSIDGFVKATNYFYTKSIDKEKKEKKEAGAK, from the coding sequence ATGACAAATAAAAATACACCAATTAAAAAATGCCTATTCCCTGCTGCTGGATATGGAACAAGATTTTTACCTGCAACAAAAGCTACACCAAAAGAGATGTTACCAGTTTTAACTAAACCACTTATTCAATATGGGGTAGAAGAAGCACTTGCTGCTGGTATGGATACAATGGCGATAGTTACAGGAAGAGGTAAAAGAGCAATTGAAGATCACTTTGATATTTCTTATGAACTTGAAAACCAAATTAAAGGGACAAGTAAAGAGCATTATTTAACAGAAATTAGAGCTGTTATTACAAAATGTACATTCTCTTATACTAGACAAATAGAAATGAAAGGTTTAGGTCATGCAATTTTATGTGGTGAAACACTAATTGGTGACCAGCCATTTGCTGTTTTACTTGCAGATGACTTATGTGACGCTCCGGGAAAAGGTGTTTTAGCACAAATGGTTGATTTGTATAAAAAATATGGTTGTTCTATTGTTGCTATTGAAGAAATTCCAAAAGAAGATACTAATAAATATGGTGTTATTGCTGGAAATGAAATTGAACCTGGTATTTATATGGTAAAAGACATGGTTGAAAAACCTGAGCCTGAAGTTGCACCTTCAAACCTAGCAATTATTGGGAGATATATTTTAACTCCTGATATTTTTGACATTATTAGAGAAACAAAACCAGGTAAAGGTGGAGAAATTCAAATTACAGATGCACTTTTAACACAAGCGAAAAAAGGAATGGTTTTAGCTTTTAAATTTGATGGACAAAGATTTGACTGTGGAAGTATTGATGGATTTGTAAAAGCAACTAATTATTTTTATACAAAATCTATAGATAAAGAAAAAAAAGAAAAAAAAGAAGCTGGAGCTAAATAA
- a CDS encoding glucose-6-phosphate isomerase, whose product MKNNLYYPQVSLSDKEIFAEIKKEREVIGYYSLPYVDTTVLKTRLDDLNFPQKQIAIIGIGGSTLGTYAIYNFMKYNKQHNKCLKKELFFFESTDPVNLNGTLAQLNLNDTLFIVISKSGTTIETISIFKYLMSIVKIDKSNLLIITEDDSKLNTFARANEINYFDIPKNVGGRFSVLSNVGLVPLYLAGFDIDELLKGAKKSSDSFFDKKKLFKHLLKKARTYYEFKDVYNMNAIFSYSQLLEGFNKWYVQLWGESLGKVDINNTNQGLTPIGLLGPVDQHSFLQLIVEGQRDKTVTFIKIKDFKDNTKIAPISLEGLEELDYVNNLNFKELINLQADATIASVKELKKDIPIDIIEIEEISEFEIGKLLFYYELLTSIVGKFLRINTYDQPGVEGGKIILKGMLKNK is encoded by the coding sequence GTGAAAAACAATCTGTATTATCCTCAAGTATCGCTAAGTGATAAAGAAATTTTTGCTGAGATAAAAAAAGAAAGAGAAGTAATAGGTTATTACTCTCTTCCTTATGTTGATACAACAGTTTTAAAAACTAGACTTGATGATTTAAACTTTCCACAAAAACAAATAGCAATTATTGGTATTGGGGGAAGTACTTTAGGAACTTATGCGATTTATAACTTCATGAAGTATAACAAACAACATAATAAATGCTTGAAAAAAGAGCTTTTCTTTTTTGAAAGTACAGACCCTGTAAATTTAAATGGAACATTAGCTCAATTGAATTTAAATGATACACTTTTTATTGTTATTTCAAAATCTGGAACTACAATAGAAACTATCTCTATTTTTAAATATCTTATGTCTATTGTAAAAATTGATAAATCAAATTTATTGATTATTACTGAAGATGATAGTAAATTAAACACTTTTGCAAGAGCAAATGAGATTAATTACTTTGATATTCCTAAAAATGTTGGTGGAAGATTTTCTGTTTTATCAAATGTGGGATTAGTTCCTTTATATCTTGCTGGATTTGATATTGATGAGTTATTAAAAGGAGCTAAAAAAAGCTCTGATTCATTTTTTGATAAAAAGAAACTATTTAAACATCTTCTTAAAAAAGCTAGAACTTATTATGAGTTCAAAGATGTTTATAATATGAATGCTATTTTTTCATATTCTCAATTACTTGAAGGATTTAATAAATGGTATGTTCAACTTTGGGGAGAAAGTCTTGGTAAAGTTGATATTAATAATACAAATCAAGGTTTAACACCAATTGGACTTTTAGGACCAGTAGATCAGCACTCTTTTTTACAATTAATTGTTGAAGGTCAAAGGGATAAAACAGTAACTTTTATTAAAATTAAAGATTTTAAAGACAATACAAAAATTGCTCCTATTTCTTTAGAAGGATTAGAAGAACTTGATTATGTTAATAATCTTAATTTTAAAGAGTTAATTAATCTACAAGCAGATGCAACAATTGCTTCTGTTAAAGAGTTAAAAAAAGATATTCCAATTGATATTATAGAAATTGAAGAAATCAGTGAATTTGAAATAGGAAAACTTCTATTTTATTATGAATTATTAACTTCAATTGTTGGTAAATTCTTAAGAATTAATACTTACGACCAACCAGGTGTCGAAGGTGGTAAGATAATTTTAAAAGGTATGTTAAAAAATAAATAG
- a CDS encoding YhcH/YjgK/YiaL family protein: MALFGTLETLKSQVCDVKFQKAFAYIEKLQNKNSSEYKSILNTKVGECNKIVLDENCFVLEQAYITKDKEDCLFESHKKYIDIQYMFDGDEIMEVENINNLLIETPYKEDLDYAKHFQSKNASVLKIKENELAIFYPFDAHMPCIKIDENKKIIKAVFKILVNS, from the coding sequence ATGGCACTATTTGGTACATTAGAAACTTTAAAATCACAAGTTTGTGATGTGAAGTTTCAAAAAGCTTTTGCTTATATTGAAAAATTGCAAAATAAAAATTCAAGTGAATATAAAAGTATTCTAAATACAAAAGTTGGAGAATGTAATAAAATAGTGTTAGATGAAAATTGTTTTGTTTTAGAACAAGCCTATATAACAAAAGATAAAGAAGATTGTTTATTTGAATCACATAAAAAGTATATTGACATTCAATATATGTTTGATGGTGATGAAATAATGGAAGTTGAAAACATAAACAATCTTCTTATTGAAACTCCTTATAAAGAGGATTTAGATTATGCAAAACATTTTCAATCTAAAAATGCTTCTGTATTAAAAATCAAAGAAAATGAACTTGCTATTTTTTATCCCTTTGATGCTCATATGCCTTGCATAAAAATAGATGAAAATAAAAAAATCATAAAAGCTGTTTTTAAAATATTAGTAAATAGTTGA
- a CDS encoding response regulator transcription factor, whose amino-acid sequence MKVLLLEDDVALSDLLNEHLVDKGFEVTLCTNGQVALEALIEQKFDIALLDINTPQISGIDVLKTIRKEYKNNTPTIILTAYQDTKHLKESFENGVDDYIKKPFDLEELDQRILKLCRQFLINQDNKIEIDKKLFFEPESCQIFKDDVIINLALKERDILKYFCTHKNRVISSEELLQNIWAYDDMPTDATIRVYIKNLREIIGKDKITTVRAVGYRFE is encoded by the coding sequence ATGAAAGTTTTGTTACTAGAAGATGATGTTGCCTTAAGTGATTTATTAAATGAACATTTAGTTGATAAAGGTTTTGAAGTGACTTTGTGCACAAATGGACAAGTTGCTTTAGAAGCTTTAATTGAACAAAAATTTGATATTGCGCTTTTAGATATTAATACCCCACAAATCAGTGGAATTGATGTTTTAAAAACCATTAGAAAGGAGTATAAAAATAATACTCCAACTATTATTCTAACAGCTTATCAAGATACTAAACATTTAAAAGAATCATTTGAAAATGGTGTAGATGATTATATAAAAAAACCTTTTGATCTTGAAGAATTAGATCAAAGAATTTTAAAACTATGCAGACAATTTTTAATTAATCAAGATAATAAAATTGAAATAGATAAAAAATTATTTTTTGAGCCAGAATCATGCCAAATTTTTAAAGATGATGTTATTATTAATTTAGCTTTGAAAGAAAGAGATATTTTAAAATATTTTTGTACACATAAAAATAGAGTGATTTCTAGCGAAGAATTATTACAAAATATTTGGGCTTATGATGATATGCCAACAGATGCTACTATTCGAGTTTACATAAAAAACCTTAGAGAAATAATAGGAAAAGATAAAATTACAACAGTTCGAGCAGTAGGATATAGATTTGAATAA
- a CDS encoding YajQ family cyclic di-GMP-binding protein, protein MAVKEHQFDISAKLDMQEMKNAVIQSQKEIDTRYDFKGISKEIDLNVGAKTLTLVSSSDNKIDAMRDILISKMNKRGISINSLEELKKEDSSGGNRKYSYKIIDSIEKDEAKRIQTEIKNLKLKVTAANQGDEIRVTGKNIDDLQAIMKHLKSLDFKAPLVFDNFK, encoded by the coding sequence ATGGCAGTTAAAGAACATCAATTTGATATTTCAGCAAAACTTGATATGCAAGAGATGAAAAATGCAGTAATACAATCTCAAAAAGAAATTGATACTAGATATGATTTTAAAGGTATTTCAAAAGAAATAGATCTAAATGTAGGTGCAAAAACTTTGACATTAGTTAGTTCAAGTGATAATAAAATAGATGCAATGAGAGATATATTAATTTCAAAAATGAATAAAAGAGGAATCTCAATAAATTCACTTGAAGAGTTAAAAAAAGAAGATTCAAGTGGTGGAAATAGAAAATATTCTTATAAAATAATTGATAGTATTGAAAAAGATGAAGCAAAAAGAATTCAAACAGAAATAAAAAATTTAAAATTAAAAGTAACAGCTGCTAATCAAGGTGATGAGATAAGAGTAACTGGAAAAAATATTGATGATTTACAAGCTATTATGAAACATTTAAAATCACTTGATTTTAAAGCACCTTTAGTTTTTGATAATTTTAAATAA
- a CDS encoding AEC family transporter encodes MEHIFSALIPVFGLILIGYFFKRIKFPSHEFWPQADKLTYYILMPALLIYELSNASLNSKNSFSFVMAALLAIFFTMIILIIINKIKPTNASSFTSVIQGGIRFNTYVFLALSGAIFGKEGLILSAIILTFTIPFINVLCITIFALYVSNDKLHFLYLIKSIITNPLIVACVIGGTINFIGIEFPVVINNTLAILSKAALPMGLLSVGFGLVIKEISSFKSELIISSFAKHLIMPILIFIFAKYFELDNMMISILVLFAVLPTAPSSFILARQLGGNMGLMSSIITVQTLLSALFIIIFLKIFI; translated from the coding sequence ATGGAACATATATTTTCAGCATTAATTCCTGTTTTTGGACTTATTTTAATTGGCTATTTTTTTAAAAGAATAAAATTCCCATCCCATGAATTTTGGCCACAAGCAGATAAATTAACTTATTATATTTTAATGCCTGCACTTTTGATATATGAATTATCAAATGCTTCTTTAAACTCAAAAAATAGTTTTAGTTTTGTTATGGCTGCGCTTTTAGCAATATTTTTTACGATGATTATTTTGATAATTATAAATAAAATAAAACCTACTAATGCTTCATCTTTTACTTCTGTAATTCAAGGTGGAATTAGATTTAATACTTATGTATTTTTAGCTTTAAGTGGAGCTATTTTTGGAAAAGAAGGTTTAATTTTATCTGCGATTATTTTGACTTTTACTATTCCATTTATCAATGTTTTATGTATAACTATTTTTGCTTTATATGTAAGTAATGATAAATTACATTTTTTATATTTGATAAAATCAATTATTACAAATCCATTGATTGTTGCTTGTGTAATAGGTGGAACTATTAATTTTATAGGAATAGAATTTCCAGTTGTGATAAACAATACTTTAGCTATATTAAGTAAAGCAGCACTTCCTATGGGACTTTTGTCAGTTGGATTTGGACTTGTAATAAAAGAAATTTCATCTTTTAAAAGTGAACTAATTATTTCTAGTTTTGCAAAACATTTAATTATGCCAATATTAATTTTTATTTTTGCAAAATATTTTGAACTTGATAATATGATGATTTCTATTTTAGTTTTATTTGCAGTTTTACCAACTGCTCCAAGTTCTTTTATTCTTGCTCGTCAGCTTGGTGGGAATATGGGATTAATGTCAAGTATTATTACAGTGCAGACACTTTTGTCTGCACTGTTTATAATAATATTTCTAAAAATCTTTATCTAA
- a CDS encoding phosphoribosyltransferase yields MGKLYYSYDLFKKDTQKLVDKCRHFEPEILLAVARGGLTLAHLMSQAMNIRNLYTLNSIHYDGELKLDTFNIFNIPDISNAKKVLIIDDIVDSGETMREILRILKEKFPNVEFKLATIFYKNTAVIKPDFSVREATTWIDFFWEVDVK; encoded by the coding sequence TTGGGAAAACTTTATTATAGTTATGATTTATTTAAAAAAGATACACAAAAATTAGTTGATAAATGCAGACATTTTGAACCTGAAATTTTATTAGCTGTAGCTCGAGGAGGATTAACACTTGCTCATTTAATGTCACAAGCTATGAATATAAGAAATTTATATACTTTAAATTCTATTCATTATGATGGTGAATTAAAATTAGATACATTTAATATTTTTAATATTCCAGATATTTCTAATGCAAAAAAAGTTTTAATTATTGATGATATTGTTGATTCAGGTGAAACAATGAGAGAAATCTTAAGAATTTTAAAAGAAAAATTTCCAAATGTTGAATTTAAATTAGCAACTATATTTTATAAAAATACTGCTGTTATAAAACCTGATTTTAGTGTTAGAGAAGCTACTACTTGGATTGATTTTTTTTGGGAAGTTGATGTTAAATAA
- a CDS encoding Rossmann-fold NAD(P)-binding domain-containing protein gives MKTFTILGAGWLGFELAKVLKIKYKIKVSSRNNEKQKMYEEEGLTSYILNENNFDFLEQLLDTNYLFINYPPSKFENYLNFLENIYSDKKIKNIEKIIFISSTSIYPNIEGNFDENYQIIDSSSQIVYDAEKLIESRSNIIFRVSGLVGENRYFGKRSANKIVEFPNSLINFVHRNDVINATKFVIKNDINGTFNLCSKQHPTKKEIYTYNSKKYDFATPIFLDNDFYLNRIIDGSKIEQLGFKYKYNDVFTF, from the coding sequence ATGAAAACTTTTACTATTCTGGGTGCAGGTTGGTTAGGATTTGAACTTGCTAAAGTACTAAAAATAAAATATAAAATAAAAGTTTCATCAAGGAATAATGAAAAACAAAAAATGTATGAAGAAGAGGGATTAACTTCATATATTTTAAATGAAAATAATTTTGATTTCTTAGAACAATTATTAGATACAAATTATTTATTTATCAACTATCCACCTTCAAAATTTGAAAATTATTTGAACTTTTTAGAAAATATTTATAGTGATAAAAAAATAAAAAATATAGAAAAAATTATATTTATAAGTTCCACTTCTATTTATCCAAATATTGAGGGTAATTTTGATGAAAATTACCAAATAATAGATTCTAGTTCTCAAATTGTATATGATGCTGAAAAACTTATAGAAAGTAGAAGTAATATAATTTTTAGAGTTTCAGGACTTGTTGGAGAAAATAGATATTTTGGTAAAAGAAGTGCAAATAAAATAGTTGAATTTCCAAATAGTTTAATAAATTTTGTTCATAGAAATGATGTAATAAATGCAACTAAATTTGTAATTAAAAATGATATAAATGGAACTTTTAATCTTTGTTCAAAACAACATCCTACAAAAAAAGAAATTTATACTTATAATTCTAAAAAATATGATTTTGCTACTCCCATATTTTTGGATAATGATTTTTATTTAAATAGAATAATTGATGGTTCAAAGATTGAACAACTAGGCTTTAAATACAAATATAATGATGTATTTACATTTTAG
- the eat gene encoding ethanolamine permease translates to MSKVHINKDYLAKRQLKRGTAGWILLAGLGVSYVISGDFAGWNFGIAHAGWGGFAIAAGLMAIMYFCLVLSLAEMSASIPAAGGGYSFARQVMGPAGGYLTGLAILIEYALAPAAIVIFIGSAVEALTGFNGPLVYALFYTVFISIHLFGAGEALKTMIVISALAVFAIIATAVALIGNFDATKLFDIAISAEATGATEFLPYGWYGVWAALPFGMWLFLAVEGVPLAAEEAKNPAKDIPKGIIAAMIFLLFSAVLIVFLLAGVAGADAIGKSTVPLVDALNINGNTTLATTVNVLGLAGLIASFFSIIYGYSRLVFALSRAGYLPQFLSLTSTKKTPTWALIVPGILGFLASLTGEGDLMLAMAVVGATISYALMALSHILLRVKNPNMPRPYKTPGGVVTSGIALVLSLIALTGVYAFDPRAFNYTIILYVIGAVYFFLYSKNHLVAKTADEEFAMLEKAELDLVHELG, encoded by the coding sequence ATGAGTAAAGTTCATATAAATAAAGATTATCTTGCCAAAAGACAATTAAAAAGAGGAACGGCAGGTTGGATATTATTAGCAGGTTTAGGAGTTTCTTATGTAATTTCAGGTGATTTTGCTGGATGGAATTTTGGTATTGCACATGCTGGTTGGGGTGGATTTGCAATTGCGGCTGGTTTAATGGCAATAATGTATTTTTGTTTAGTTTTATCATTAGCTGAAATGTCAGCATCAATTCCAGCAGCAGGTGGTGGATATAGTTTTGCAAGACAAGTAATGGGACCAGCAGGTGGATATTTAACGGGACTTGCTATACTAATTGAATATGCACTAGCTCCCGCAGCGATTGTAATTTTTATAGGTTCAGCAGTTGAGGCATTAACAGGATTTAATGGTCCTTTAGTATATGCGTTATTTTATACAGTTTTTATTTCTATTCATTTGTTTGGTGCAGGTGAAGCTTTAAAAACAATGATAGTTATTAGTGCTTTAGCTGTATTTGCAATTATTGCAACAGCAGTTGCTTTAATAGGAAATTTTGATGCAACTAAATTATTTGATATTGCAATTTCAGCCGAAGCAACAGGGGCAACAGAATTTTTACCATATGGATGGTATGGAGTTTGGGCAGCACTTCCATTTGGTATGTGGCTATTTTTAGCAGTTGAAGGTGTGCCTCTAGCCGCAGAAGAAGCAAAAAATCCTGCAAAAGATATACCAAAAGGTATTATTGCAGCAATGATTTTTTTACTTTTTTCAGCTGTATTAATTGTATTTTTACTTGCAGGTGTTGCAGGTGCTGATGCTATTGGAAAAAGTACTGTTCCTTTGGTTGATGCTTTAAATATAAATGGAAATACAACGTTAGCAACTACTGTAAATGTATTGGGATTAGCTGGATTAATTGCTTCATTTTTTTCTATTATTTACGGATATAGTCGTTTAGTATTTGCTTTATCAAGAGCAGGATATTTACCACAATTCTTATCATTAACAAGTACTAAAAAAACTCCAACTTGGGCTTTAATTGTTCCAGGTATTTTAGGTTTTTTAGCATCATTAACAGGAGAGGGTGATTTAATGCTGGCAATGGCTGTTGTTGGAGCTACAATTTCTTATGCATTAATGGCTTTAAGTCATATTTTATTAAGAGTTAAAAATCCAAATATGCCAAGACCATATAAAACACCAGGAGGAGTTGTAACTTCGGGAATTGCATTAGTGTTATCTTTAATTGCATTAACAGGAGTTTATGCTTTTGATCCTAGAGCTTTTAACTATACAATTATTTTATATGTAATTGGTGCTGTATACTTTTTCTTATATAGTAAAAATCATTTAGTTGCTAAAACAGCAGATGAAGAGTTTGCAATGTTAGAAAAAGCAGAGTTAGATTTAGTACACGAGTTAGGTTAA